Proteins encoded in a region of the Nonomuraea helvata genome:
- a CDS encoding STAS domain-containing protein, whose amino-acid sequence MPDNGEGHTAALSLTSSTVDEITVIRVDGVLDATTREQFADYLSMAGADLILDLAGVTFMDSRALGLIVHHWQTSLASGARFALIGVEYSKSRVMWITGLAQRLPLYDTLDDALAAIG is encoded by the coding sequence ATAACGGCGAGGGGCACACGGCCGCCCTGAGCCTGACGTCGTCGACGGTGGACGAGATCACCGTGATCCGTGTCGACGGCGTGCTCGACGCCACGACCCGCGAGCAGTTCGCCGATTACCTGTCCATGGCCGGGGCAGACCTGATTCTTGACCTGGCCGGCGTGACGTTCATGGACTCGCGGGCGCTCGGGCTCATCGTCCACCACTGGCAGACGAGCCTCGCCTCGGGCGCCCGGTTCGCGCTCATCGGGGTTGAATACTCCAAGTCCAGGGTGATGTGGATCACGGGCCTGGCACAGCGCCTGCCGCTCTACGACACGCTCGACGACGCGCTGGCGGCCATCGGCTGA